Proteins co-encoded in one Fusobacterium sp. DD2 genomic window:
- the rpmG gene encoding 50S ribosomal protein L33, which produces MRVNIQLECTECKRRNYSTSKNKKNTTERLEINKYCKWDKKVTLHKETKK; this is translated from the coding sequence TTGAGAGTAAATATTCAATTAGAATGTACAGAGTGCAAAAGAAGAAACTATAGCACATCAAAAAATAAGAAAAATACTACAGAAAGATTAGAAATTAATAAATACTGTAAGTGGGACAAAAAAGTTACTTTACATAAAGAAACTAAGAAATAA
- the secE gene encoding preprotein translocase subunit SecE: protein MNLFQGIKMEYSKVQWPNKEEIKNSTLWVIAMSLVLSIYLGVFDLIASRLLKILVSLFGG from the coding sequence ATGAATCTTTTTCAAGGAATAAAAATGGAGTATTCAAAGGTTCAATGGCCTAACAAAGAGGAGATAAAAAATTCAACTCTTTGGGTAATAGCTATGAGCTTGGTACTCAGTATCTATTTGGGAGTTTTCGATTTAATTGCTTCTAGACTATTAAAAATTTTAGTATCTCTCTTTGGAGGGTAG